Proteins from a single region of Juglans microcarpa x Juglans regia isolate MS1-56 chromosome 5S, Jm3101_v1.0, whole genome shotgun sequence:
- the LOC121266915 gene encoding putative germin-like protein 2-1 → MASRFLLLGLLALSFTAALASDHSPLQDFCVSDTNSKVVVNGLACKDPKTVQANDFSASGLHMAGNTSNPVGSKVTPLTAAQIPGLNTLGISLARIDYAPWGINPPHTHPRASEILLVLEGSLEVGFVTSNPENRHITKVLQKGDVIVFPVGLIHYQRNVGNGNAIAIAALSSQNPGVITIANAVFGSKPDIASDILVKAFQLDKNVVTNIQSKF, encoded by the exons ATGGCGTCTCGCTTTCTCCTGCTAGGACTTCTGGCTTTGTCTTTCACTGCCGCATTGGCCTCTGATCATAGCCCTCTCCAAGACTTCTGTGTCTCGGATACAAACAGTAAAG TGGTCGTCAATGGTTTGGCATGCAAGGATCCTAAGACGGTTCAAGCCAATGACTTTTCCGCCAGTGGACTTCATATGGCTGGCAATACATCAAATCCAGTCGGTTCAAAGGTTACCCCATTGACAGCTGCTCAAATACCAGGACTCAACACTCTTGGCATTTCACTTGCTCGTATTGACTATGCACCATGGGGCATCAACCCTCCTCACACTCATCCTCGTGCCTCTGAGATCTTGTTGGTCTTGGAAGGTAGTCTGGAAGTTGGGTTCGTCACCTCTAATCCAGAGAACCGACATATCACAAAAGTGCTACAAAAGGGTGATGTGATTGTATTCCCGGTTGGCCTCATCCATTACCAAAGAAATGTAGGCAATGGAAATGCCATCGCCATTGCCGCTCTCAGCAGTCAAAACCCTGGTGTCATCACTATTGCTAATGCTGTGTTTGGGTCGAAACCGGATATTGCAAGTGACATTCTAGTTAAGGCTTTCCAGCTGGATAAAAATGTCGTCACCAATATCCAATCCAAGTTCTAG